One genomic window of Spartobacteria bacterium includes the following:
- a CDS encoding flippase, translated as MKIGVRTVNNALFNAGSSMLPLLLSFVFWPFIVDQLGDASYGIFAVVGTVIGYFALLDLGLGNAVVKYVAEYTGKNDTEGTGKVMGVALSIFVSAGVLGWVIIMVLARPLAVRFLKIPPELTHAAFISFCAAAFGFFFTMMLTLMTSIINGLNRYDISGVSSAVMGAACTLGAVILLRLHFGLIAVVCLNVSITLLTVLFYLMVIRRLLPGQPFRMRWHPDTLKRIMHFGVYAMLSRITDVIMRQVDLLIIAAILGVASVTYYVIPFTILNRLIGLIGRVGMVLFPAISELQGQNRHDTIRELYIVASRLILSFALAFTIPLLIFGSRFLYLWMTPAFAERGGVVIFILTIGILVDLCSSVPSFVVDGLGHPKISGFTAVATAICFLCMMVPGAVYGGIIGVALAFTVSISLVVPVFVWLVNNRILGLTIRDLFFKAYVRPIIAGLIVAIPLLLVPQQRITNILSLLVVMGCGCAGYMIIALCLGVYEKRERRIFMEYAQRITGRISRKGK; from the coding sequence ATGAAAATCGGTGTACGCACAGTAAATAATGCGCTTTTTAACGCCGGCAGCAGTATGCTTCCGCTGCTGCTCAGCTTTGTGTTCTGGCCGTTTATTGTGGATCAGCTGGGCGATGCATCTTACGGCATCTTTGCAGTGGTCGGCACGGTCATCGGTTATTTTGCCCTGCTGGATCTGGGGCTGGGCAATGCCGTGGTGAAATACGTCGCGGAATACACAGGGAAAAACGACACGGAAGGCACCGGCAAGGTGATGGGGGTCGCCCTGTCGATTTTCGTCTCAGCGGGTGTTCTGGGATGGGTAATTATTATGGTGCTGGCGCGCCCGCTGGCGGTTCGCTTTTTGAAAATCCCGCCGGAACTGACCCATGCGGCGTTTATCTCTTTCTGTGCCGCCGCCTTCGGATTCTTTTTCACCATGATGCTCACCCTGATGACGTCGATTATCAACGGACTCAACCGCTATGATATCAGCGGAGTAAGCAGTGCCGTCATGGGCGCGGCCTGCACCCTCGGCGCAGTGATCCTGCTGCGTCTTCATTTCGGCCTCATCGCGGTGGTCTGCCTGAATGTAAGCATAACCCTGCTTACGGTGCTGTTCTATCTGATGGTGATTCGGCGGCTCCTGCCCGGTCAGCCTTTCCGTATGCGCTGGCATCCGGATACTTTGAAGCGCATCATGCACTTCGGCGTCTATGCCATGCTCAGCCGCATCACGGATGTCATTATGCGTCAGGTCGATCTGCTGATTATTGCCGCGATTCTGGGCGTGGCATCGGTGACGTATTACGTCATTCCTTTTACCATTCTCAACCGCCTGATCGGACTGATCGGACGCGTCGGCATGGTGCTCTTTCCTGCCATCAGCGAACTTCAGGGACAAAATCGCCATGACACCATTCGCGAACTGTATATCGTAGCGTCCCGTCTCATTTTATCCTTCGCCCTCGCCTTTACGATTCCGCTGCTTATTTTTGGATCACGCTTCCTGTACCTCTGGATGACGCCCGCCTTTGCGGAGCGCGGCGGTGTGGTCATTTTCATTCTGACCATCGGGATTTTAGTGGATCTATGTTCCAGCGTGCCCAGTTTTGTGGTGGATGGACTGGGTCACCCAAAAATCAGCGGATTCACTGCCGTTGCTACCGCCATCTGCTTTTTATGCATGATGGTTCCGGGTGCCGTATACGGCGGCATCATCGGGGTGGCTCTGGCCTTTACGGTCAGCATTTCACTGGTCGTCCCCGTCTTTGTCTGGCTGGTCAACAACCGCATCCTCGGGTTGACGATCCGAGACCTGTTTTTTAAGGCATATGTGCGCCCGATTATCGCCGGACTCATCGTCGCCATTCCTCTTTTGCTCGTTCCTCAGCAACGTATTACTAATATTTTATCTCTGTTGGTTGTAATGGGATGCGGATGCGCGGGCTACATGATCATCGCCCTCTGTCTGGGCGTGTATGAAAAACGGGAACGACGCATCTTTATGGAATACGCTCAACGCATCACGGGACGCATATCACGCAAGGGGAAATAA
- a CDS encoding glycosyltransferase family 1 protein, with translation MDHAPAYRLVPGSVAGDVSDRADTVVLPPNLSYRIVRSHGSEPHAAGTAAKGNAMKILLVNDCPIGEPGSGGVETHVQELQEALNEYHIDTAVLTHQYLDKPEIIEERRAFLHGLNTPPIRKRWLKNIEIRHEGLNKAAAFIHQFDPDVIHIHNLMNPATLHFLEECGPLVKSIHDCRPFCVKPYPVVASRLIGRSDVFCDLTLSARCWSRCYASAGTNTTERLEAWASFLTNLSALRHINRMPHLVLYSQYTKELASRCVGESTQLHVIPLFSAAETASIHAVPGHQDLFTFLFAGRLSPEKGILHIFDALKRMPHIACRLVIAGTGPLYDAVRECSENTHYNHVVEMTGYLNREDMYKQYNEADVLLVPSYGSEGCSLAGIESSFFSTPAIGYHSGGMEEWLINGQTGIMVDRKDITGLARAMHMLATHREKARQLGRQAAAFVRQKFTRENHIRALLEIYQLASHTSRKQAS, from the coding sequence ATGGATCATGCTCCTGCCTATCGCCTCGTCCCTGGGTCTGTGGCTGGCGATGTTTCTGACCGGGCCGACACCGTGGTACTTCCACCAAACCTTTCTTATCGCATTGTTCGCAGCCATGGGAGTGAGCCTCATGCTGCAGGAACCGCTGCAAAAGGAAACGCCATGAAAATTCTACTTGTTAATGACTGCCCCATCGGGGAACCAGGCTCCGGCGGCGTGGAAACCCACGTGCAGGAACTTCAGGAGGCACTGAATGAATACCACATCGACACTGCTGTTCTCACCCATCAGTACCTCGATAAACCCGAAATCATCGAGGAGCGCCGTGCATTTCTGCACGGGTTAAATACGCCGCCGATTCGCAAACGATGGTTAAAAAACATCGAAATCCGCCACGAAGGACTGAACAAAGCCGCCGCATTCATTCACCAGTTTGATCCCGATGTGATCCATATCCATAATCTGATGAATCCCGCGACCCTTCATTTTCTGGAAGAATGCGGCCCCCTGGTAAAGTCTATCCATGACTGCCGTCCGTTCTGCGTGAAACCCTATCCTGTCGTGGCCTCGCGACTGATCGGCAGAAGTGATGTTTTCTGTGATCTCACGCTCAGCGCCCGATGCTGGTCCCGATGCTATGCGTCTGCAGGAACGAACACCACGGAACGCCTGGAAGCCTGGGCCAGCTTTCTCACCAATCTTTCTGCTCTGCGCCACATCAACCGCATGCCTCATCTGGTGCTCTACAGTCAGTATACAAAGGAGCTGGCCTCGCGCTGCGTCGGTGAATCAACACAGCTGCATGTTATCCCTCTGTTTTCCGCCGCAGAAACCGCCTCGATCCACGCAGTACCGGGGCATCAGGATCTGTTCACTTTTCTTTTTGCGGGGCGGCTCTCACCGGAAAAAGGCATCCTGCATATCTTCGATGCCCTCAAACGTATGCCCCATATCGCATGCCGACTGGTTATTGCCGGCACCGGCCCGCTCTATGATGCCGTACGTGAATGCAGCGAAAACACGCATTACAACCACGTCGTGGAGATGACCGGGTATCTGAATCGGGAGGACATGTATAAACAGTACAACGAGGCCGATGTCCTGCTGGTTCCATCCTATGGATCCGAAGGCTGTTCGCTCGCCGGCATCGAATCCTCGTTTTTCAGTACACCTGCCATCGGGTATCATTCCGGCGGAATGGAAGAATGGCTGATCAATGGACAAACCGGGATCATGGTCGACCGCAAAGACATCACCGGTCTGGCCCGCGCCATGCACATGCTGGCGACCCACCGCGAAAAGGCACGGCAGCTGGGACGACAGGCCGCCGCCTTTGTCCGGCAGAAATTCACTCGCGAAAACCATATACGCGCCCTGCTGGAGATCTATCAGCTGGCCTCGCATACAAGCAGGAAACAGGCATCATGA
- a CDS encoding glycosyltransferase WbuB: MIFNHPKRLCIVRHGFYPNDPRVFKEVRALVEDGYKVDVICLRKEGDPLREIIDGVTVYRMSHSHRSGSAYRYLFEYMLSLLMMGTVLTIRYFCRHYRCVQVNTLPDGLVFITLIPRLFGAKIILDMHEPTPELMMSKYDGNVSKRIMVLNYWIEKQAIRYAHQVITVNDTIRSRFIERGAEASKMHVLRNVPPETFGRSAAPPVPHKGTVIITHGTMQKRYGHHILIAAMPLLRAELHDVKLIIAGCGDTREELLKQTAALHCEDIVIFTGLVSRESVTDMITSCDMGIVPLAPCPFSDLCQPNKLFEYIALKVPAVAPRLPAIEESFDDSCVQYFTAGDTVDLAEKIIDLATHPEKGAAMVQRAEARYQQLCWNKEKIHYVNLVEQLIGPPGTNKGVRHERSHHLCSR, encoded by the coding sequence ATGATCTTTAACCATCCCAAACGCTTATGCATTGTTCGACACGGCTTTTATCCCAATGATCCCCGTGTCTTTAAAGAAGTACGCGCCCTCGTCGAGGACGGCTACAAAGTGGATGTGATCTGCCTGCGCAAAGAAGGCGATCCCCTTCGGGAAATCATCGACGGCGTCACCGTCTATCGCATGTCTCACTCACATCGCAGCGGGTCGGCCTATCGGTATCTGTTTGAATATATGCTGTCGCTTCTGATGATGGGCACCGTTCTGACTATTCGCTATTTCTGTCGGCACTATCGCTGCGTTCAGGTCAACACCCTGCCCGATGGACTGGTCTTCATCACATTGATCCCCCGGCTCTTCGGCGCAAAAATCATTCTCGACATGCATGAGCCCACCCCGGAGCTCATGATGTCCAAATATGACGGCAACGTATCGAAACGCATCATGGTGCTGAATTACTGGATTGAGAAACAGGCCATCCGCTATGCACATCAGGTCATCACCGTCAACGACACCATCCGCAGCCGCTTCATTGAACGCGGGGCCGAGGCCTCAAAAATGCATGTGCTTCGCAATGTTCCACCGGAAACCTTCGGTCGTTCCGCCGCGCCGCCGGTGCCGCATAAAGGCACAGTAATCATCACCCACGGAACCATGCAGAAACGGTACGGACATCATATCCTGATCGCGGCCATGCCCCTGCTCCGGGCAGAACTGCACGACGTAAAACTGATCATTGCCGGTTGCGGCGATACCAGGGAAGAACTGCTCAAACAAACCGCCGCACTGCATTGCGAAGACATTGTAATCTTCACCGGACTGGTCTCCCGCGAGAGCGTCACCGACATGATCACATCCTGCGACATGGGCATCGTGCCACTGGCTCCCTGTCCCTTTTCCGATCTCTGTCAACCCAACAAGCTTTTTGAATATATTGCACTCAAGGTTCCCGCTGTGGCCCCGCGCCTGCCCGCCATAGAGGAAAGTTTCGATGATTCCTGTGTGCAGTATTTCACCGCCGGCGACACCGTCGATCTGGCCGAAAAAATTATCGATCTCGCCACCCATCCGGAAAAAGGAGCCGCCATGGTGCAGCGGGCCGAAGCGCGCTATCAGCAGCTCTGCTGGAACAAAGAAAAAATTCACTATGTAAATCTGGTGGAACAGCTTATTGGTCCGCCAGGCACAAACAAAGGAGTGCGTCATGAACGATCTCACCACCTGTGCAGTAGATGA